One Bradyrhizobium sp. ISRA464 genomic window carries:
- a CDS encoding porin, whose translation MKMVKSLILGSAAALVAVGGAQAADLPVKAKAIEYVKVCSLYGPGFYYIPGTDTCIKLGGYLRVDVLANTNSDDTGNTGLPASANNRFTNGYTWRSREDLNIDTRTATEYGVLRTFFDATFTWTSGSYVGAGNGSTAYATGADAVAGGSLGVYYAFIQFAGFTIGKAVSQFSAPWTNYPGNNYDGLVGGGGTVTGVNQFTYTAQFGNGVSLSLSAQDQTQYYQAGVNNLGVPGALGYGTSDYAGTIAPDLVAMLRVDQAWGLFQASFAAHDNHAAYNGALGELSGHPDDKWGWAGQLALSIKNIPTGPGDTINMQGVYTDGATRYNIQDLAGQAGANQIYGGTNIPGVYQSVGIGFAPDTVFAPGISQQTVKTWGFRGAYTHNWDPYWNTAIYGAYAQVMYNDTAKTLLCGVGGVGGTVRTALGAGVVNCNPDYNIAQLGVITRWTPVKNLTFSADVTYTHLDQKYTGVAVAPNATVGKPAALYELKDQDTVLLLLRAQRNW comes from the coding sequence ATGAAGATGGTTAAGAGCCTTATCCTCGGCTCGGCGGCGGCTCTGGTCGCGGTCGGCGGAGCTCAGGCGGCTGACCTTCCCGTCAAGGCCAAGGCCATTGAATACGTGAAGGTTTGCTCCCTGTACGGTCCCGGCTTCTACTACATCCCGGGCACCGACACCTGTATCAAGCTGGGCGGCTACCTGCGCGTGGACGTGCTGGCGAACACCAACTCGGACGACACGGGCAACACGGGTCTTCCGGCCAGCGCGAACAACCGCTTCACGAACGGCTACACTTGGCGTTCCCGTGAAGACCTGAACATCGATACGCGCACCGCGACCGAGTACGGCGTGCTGCGTACCTTCTTCGATGCGACCTTCACCTGGACCTCGGGCAGCTACGTCGGCGCCGGTAATGGGTCGACGGCTTACGCGACGGGTGCTGACGCTGTCGCGGGCGGTTCGCTCGGCGTCTACTACGCCTTCATCCAGTTCGCCGGCTTCACCATCGGTAAGGCGGTGTCGCAGTTCTCGGCTCCGTGGACCAACTATCCGGGCAACAACTACGACGGTCTCGTCGGCGGCGGCGGCACGGTCACTGGTGTGAACCAGTTCACCTACACCGCGCAGTTCGGCAACGGCGTGTCGCTGTCTCTGTCGGCTCAGGATCAGACCCAGTACTATCAGGCTGGTGTGAACAACCTCGGCGTTCCCGGTGCCCTCGGTTACGGCACCAGCGACTACGCCGGCACGATCGCTCCGGATCTCGTCGCCATGCTGCGTGTCGACCAGGCTTGGGGCCTGTTCCAGGCGTCGTTCGCGGCGCATGACAACCACGCGGCCTATAACGGTGCCCTCGGAGAGCTGAGCGGTCATCCGGACGACAAGTGGGGCTGGGCGGGTCAGTTGGCCTTGTCGATCAAGAACATCCCGACCGGGCCTGGCGACACCATCAACATGCAGGGTGTCTACACGGACGGAGCGACCCGTTACAACATCCAGGATCTCGCTGGTCAGGCTGGTGCGAACCAGATCTACGGTGGCACCAACATCCCTGGCGTCTACCAGAGCGTCGGTATCGGCTTTGCGCCTGACACGGTCTTCGCTCCCGGCATTTCGCAGCAGACGGTCAAGACCTGGGGCTTCCGTGGTGCCTACACCCACAACTGGGATCCCTACTGGAACACCGCTATCTACGGTGCTTACGCGCAGGTCATGTACAACGACACGGCTAAGACCCTGCTTTGCGGCGTTGGCGGTGTCGGCGGTACGGTCCGCACGGCTCTCGGTGCCGGCGTCGTCAACTGCAACCCCGACTACAACATTGCGCAGCTTGGTGTGATCACCCGCTGGACTCCGGTCAAGAACCTGACCTTCTCGGCCGACGTGACCTACACTCACCTCGACCAGAAGTACACCGGCGTCGCCGTGGCACCCAACGCTACTGTTGGCAAGCCGGCAGCTCTGTATGAGCTGAAGGATCAGGACACTGTGCTCCTGCTCCTCCGCGCTCAGCGCAACTGGTAA
- a CDS encoding division plane positioning ATPase MipZ: protein MTNARVIVVGNNKGGSGKSTIAMHVAIALIKAGQRVATIDLDNKQKSLTHYVDNRRDWAREASLDLDGPTHMCFETVNGRTSEVETLGRSALAEIVERLSRSHDFVVVDCPGHDTYLTSFTHSLASTLITPLNDSFLDFDVLGTVDPNDFRVTGISHYSKMVEEARRARSANDQPAFEWVVLRNRLSTLGSRNKRLVGDALSELSKTLNFRLVDGLAERVIFREFYPRGLTAVDDISQLAPGARPTMSHVTARLEMERLMTAIMLSHRIAGPPETSDADRSAA from the coding sequence ATGACAAACGCACGTGTAATTGTCGTAGGAAACAACAAAGGCGGCTCGGGCAAATCGACGATTGCCATGCATGTCGCCATCGCGCTGATCAAGGCGGGGCAGCGCGTCGCCACCATCGATCTCGACAACAAGCAGAAGTCGCTTACGCACTACGTCGATAATCGGCGGGATTGGGCGCGGGAAGCGTCGCTGGACCTCGACGGTCCGACGCATATGTGCTTCGAGACGGTGAACGGAAGGACCAGCGAGGTCGAGACACTCGGGCGCAGCGCGCTTGCCGAGATCGTCGAGCGGCTCAGCAGGTCGCATGATTTCGTCGTCGTCGACTGCCCCGGTCACGACACCTACCTGACCTCGTTCACACATTCGCTGGCGAGTACGCTGATCACGCCGCTGAATGACAGCTTCCTCGATTTCGATGTGCTCGGGACTGTCGACCCGAACGATTTCAGGGTGACCGGCATCAGCCATTATTCGAAGATGGTGGAGGAGGCGCGGCGCGCGCGCAGTGCCAATGATCAGCCGGCGTTCGAGTGGGTGGTGTTGCGCAATCGCCTGTCCACGCTCGGCTCGCGCAACAAGCGCCTGGTCGGCGACGCCCTGAGCGAACTGTCGAAGACGCTGAACTTCCGCCTCGTCGATGGATTGGCCGAGCGGGTGATCTTCCGCGAATTCTATCCGCGCGGATTGACGGCGGTCGACGATATCAGCCAACTCGCGCCCGGAGCGCGTCCAACGATGTCGCATGTCACGGCGCGGCTCGAAATGGAGCGGCTGATGACGGCGATCATGCTCAGCCATCGGATTGCGGGACCGCCGGAGACCTCCGACGCCGACCGCAGCGCCGCGTAA
- a CDS encoding SDR family NAD(P)-dependent oxidoreductase produces MNDRSILEPAAVQGSVLIAGVGASNGLGAAIARRFAAGGYPVAIAGRNADKLAATAAELAATGAKVAHVVGDASTATDVARFVEVTEQLAPLAMAVHNAGSNRPAPFLKVSAQRFEEHWREHTLGGFQLAQAAIPALLKRGGGTLVFTGASGSLRGKANYAPFAAAKAALRALAQSVAREFGPQGIHVGHVVIDGGIEGDRLLSVRPQLKEDRGPDGLLNIAAIADAYWVLHHQHRSAWTLELDLRPWAESF; encoded by the coding sequence ATGAATGATCGATCCATCCTCGAGCCGGCCGCCGTGCAGGGCAGCGTGTTGATTGCAGGCGTCGGTGCGTCGAACGGGCTCGGCGCCGCGATTGCGCGTCGCTTTGCCGCCGGCGGTTATCCCGTTGCAATTGCCGGCCGTAATGCCGACAAGTTGGCCGCGACTGCGGCCGAGCTTGCCGCAACCGGGGCGAAGGTCGCTCACGTGGTTGGCGATGCATCCACGGCGACGGATGTTGCCCGCTTCGTCGAGGTGACCGAGCAGCTCGCACCGCTCGCCATGGCCGTGCACAATGCCGGCTCCAACCGGCCCGCGCCGTTCCTCAAGGTCAGCGCACAACGCTTCGAGGAGCATTGGCGCGAGCACACGCTCGGCGGTTTCCAGCTGGCACAGGCGGCAATCCCGGCGCTGCTGAAGCGCGGCGGCGGCACGCTGGTGTTCACCGGCGCAAGCGGCTCGCTGCGCGGCAAGGCCAACTACGCGCCGTTCGCCGCAGCCAAGGCCGCACTCCGCGCGCTGGCGCAGAGCGTGGCGCGCGAGTTCGGGCCGCAGGGCATCCATGTCGGCCACGTCGTCATCGATGGCGGCATCGAGGGTGATCGCTTGCTCAGCGTGCGGCCGCAGTTGAAGGAGGACCGTGGACCGGACGGGCTGCTCAACATCGCGGCCATCGCGGATGCGTATTGGGTGCTGCACCACCAGCATCGCAGCGCCTGGACGCTTGAGCTCGACCTGCGGCCATGGGCGGAGTCGTTCTGA
- a CDS encoding DinB family protein: protein MPADLVQTYRAFAYNNAWANHRLLTACAQLSQTEFAAERTGFFPSLQRTLNHIYVIDLFYVDALEGGWLGPKAWANDVPCPSVAELKQAQRAIDERLIAVCNALTSDLLNDVVRINRDTTIQIERRDRLLMHLFQHAIHHRGQAHAMLSATSVEPPQLDEFFAAGEAPLRAGEFVELGWTEATVWGG, encoded by the coding sequence ATGCCGGCTGATCTTGTTCAGACCTATCGCGCATTCGCCTACAACAACGCGTGGGCCAACCACCGCCTTCTCACGGCGTGCGCCCAGCTCAGTCAGACGGAGTTTGCCGCCGAACGGACCGGCTTCTTCCCAAGCCTGCAGCGAACGCTGAACCATATCTACGTCATCGACCTGTTCTATGTCGACGCGCTGGAAGGCGGATGGCTCGGGCCAAAGGCCTGGGCGAATGACGTGCCCTGCCCGTCCGTCGCAGAGCTCAAGCAGGCGCAACGCGCGATCGATGAGCGCCTGATCGCCGTCTGCAATGCGCTGACATCAGACCTGCTGAACGATGTCGTTCGGATCAATCGCGACACCACGATCCAGATCGAGCGGCGCGACCGCTTGCTGATGCATCTCTTCCAGCACGCGATCCATCATCGCGGCCAGGCCCACGCCATGCTCTCCGCAACGAGCGTCGAGCCGCCTCAGCTCGACGAGTTCTTTGCAGCCGGCGAAGCTCCGCTCAGAGCAGGCGAATTCGTCGAACTGGGGTGGACCGAAGCCACCGTGTGGGGCGGCTGA
- a CDS encoding acyl-CoA dehydrogenase, whose product MTYRAPINDILLSLNHGAGLAAAVKAGHYGDFDGDITAAVLEEAGKFASDVLAPLNRVGDEHGIKLDNGKVTTAPGWPDAYQRWTAAGWNAVSGPEAFGGQGLPLAINAACTEIWSASNIAFGLCPLLTLSAIEALDAHGSEELKKIYLAKMISGEWTGTMQLTEPSAGSDVGALRTRAERAADGTYRIKGTKIFITYGEHDMTDNIVHFVLARLPDAPAGTKGISLFLVPKFLVNADGSLGERNDIYASGVEHKLGIHASPTCTMTMGDKGGAIGYLIGEENQGMRCMFTMMNQARLGVGLEGVGIADRAYQQALAYAQERRQGKAIDHKGDGMDPIIMHPDIKRMLMQMRSMTAAARSICYATAVALDISVRAKDAKVRADAAARGALLTPIAKAFSTDIGNEVAYLGVQIHGGMGFIEETGAAQHYRDARITSIYEGTNGIQSIDLVTRKLGANGGASVWALLDELAAVIKQVEVSNDPAFGTTGAKLRDAHAALERTSKWLLERLASAPNDALAGATPYLRLFGATLGGCMLAGEALAAKANGGAEPQRYVALARFFAENIAVQAPSLEKTVTDSADAVNGADAVLAG is encoded by the coding sequence ATGACCTACCGTGCGCCGATCAACGATATCCTGCTCTCGCTCAATCACGGTGCGGGGCTCGCTGCCGCCGTGAAGGCTGGCCACTACGGCGATTTCGACGGCGACATCACCGCCGCCGTGCTGGAAGAGGCCGGCAAGTTCGCGTCCGACGTGCTGGCGCCGCTCAACCGCGTCGGCGACGAGCATGGCATCAAGCTCGACAACGGCAAGGTCACGACCGCGCCCGGCTGGCCCGACGCCTATCAGCGCTGGACCGCCGCGGGCTGGAACGCGGTGTCGGGACCGGAAGCCTTCGGCGGCCAGGGCCTGCCGCTCGCGATCAACGCCGCCTGCACCGAAATCTGGAGCGCGTCGAACATCGCCTTCGGGCTCTGCCCGCTGCTCACCTTGTCCGCGATCGAGGCACTCGACGCCCATGGCAGCGAGGAGCTGAAGAAGATCTATCTGGCGAAGATGATCAGCGGCGAATGGACCGGCACGATGCAGCTCACCGAACCGAGCGCCGGCTCCGACGTCGGCGCGCTGCGCACCCGCGCCGAGCGCGCGGCAGACGGCACCTATCGCATCAAGGGCACCAAGATCTTCATCACCTATGGTGAGCACGACATGACCGACAACATCGTGCATTTCGTGCTCGCGCGATTGCCCGATGCGCCGGCCGGCACCAAGGGAATCTCGCTGTTTCTCGTGCCGAAATTCCTGGTCAACGCCGACGGCTCGCTCGGCGAACGCAACGACATCTACGCCTCCGGCGTCGAGCACAAGCTCGGCATCCACGCCTCGCCGACCTGCACCATGACCATGGGCGACAAGGGTGGCGCGATCGGCTACCTGATCGGCGAGGAAAACCAGGGCATGCGCTGCATGTTCACGATGATGAACCAGGCGCGGCTCGGCGTCGGCCTCGAAGGCGTCGGCATTGCCGACCGCGCCTACCAGCAGGCGCTGGCCTACGCGCAGGAGCGCCGCCAAGGCAAGGCTATCGACCACAAGGGCGACGGGATGGATCCGATCATCATGCATCCCGACATCAAGCGCATGCTGATGCAGATGCGCAGCATGACGGCGGCGGCCCGCTCGATCTGCTACGCCACTGCGGTCGCGCTCGACATCTCCGTGCGCGCCAAGGACGCCAAGGTGCGCGCCGATGCCGCCGCGCGCGGCGCGCTGCTGACGCCGATCGCGAAGGCGTTCTCCACCGACATCGGCAACGAGGTCGCCTATCTCGGCGTCCAGATCCATGGCGGCATGGGCTTCATCGAGGAGACCGGCGCCGCGCAGCACTATCGCGACGCCCGCATCACCTCGATCTATGAGGGCACCAACGGCATCCAGTCGATCGACCTCGTCACCCGCAAGCTCGGCGCCAATGGTGGCGCCTCGGTGTGGGCGCTGCTTGATGAGCTCGCCGCTGTTATCAAGCAGGTCGAGGTCTCCAACGATCCGGCGTTCGGCACGACCGGCGCAAAGCTGCGCGACGCGCACGCCGCGCTCGAGCGCACCAGCAAATGGCTGCTCGAGCGTCTCGCCTCCGCGCCGAACGATGCGCTCGCCGGCGCAACGCCTTACTTGCGGCTGTTCGGCGCCACCCTTGGCGGCTGCATGCTGGCCGGCGAAGCGCTGGCCGCGAAAGCCAACGGCGGGGCCGAGCCGCAACGCTACGTCGCGCTGGCGCGCTTCTTCGCCGAGAACATCGCGGTGCAGGCGCCGTCGCTGGAGAAGACGGTCACCGACAGCGCCGACGCCGTGAATGGCGCGGACGCGGTGCTGGCGGGGTAG
- a CDS encoding sugar phosphate isomerase/epimerase translates to MAQQLRVLQSLWAMERRVADEPEWPLQTQLAMIRDAGFDGAGVRFIDPSFAREVTSFLRAHGMIWQAQCYPKTVDDLKPVLELVAQLGADHVNLQPDVRPRRLADCIPLLEGWRRLGERADIAVHVETHRDRMTTDLFFTLDLLDRFPDLRLTADLSHYLVGREFAWPVDDVNHALIHRILDNAWGIHGRIASREQVQISLGFPQHRGWVSLFMGWWDYAIRSWRKRAGPDATLTFLCELGPPPYAITGPDGRELSNRWQDALVMKDMIRTLWDRIANEPQDQRLR, encoded by the coding sequence ATGGCGCAACAGCTTCGCGTCCTGCAGTCGCTCTGGGCGATGGAGCGGCGGGTGGCCGATGAGCCGGAATGGCCGTTGCAGACCCAGCTCGCGATGATCCGCGACGCCGGGTTTGACGGCGCCGGCGTGCGTTTCATCGATCCGTCCTTCGCGCGTGAAGTCACGAGCTTCCTTCGCGCGCACGGCATGATCTGGCAGGCGCAGTGCTATCCGAAGACGGTCGATGATTTGAAGCCGGTGCTCGAGCTGGTGGCCCAGCTCGGCGCCGATCACGTCAACCTGCAGCCGGATGTCCGCCCGCGGCGGCTTGCGGATTGCATTCCCCTGCTCGAAGGCTGGCGGCGGCTTGGCGAGCGGGCGGACATTGCGGTGCATGTCGAAACCCACCGCGACCGCATGACGACCGATCTGTTCTTCACGCTCGACCTGCTCGACCGCTTTCCCGATCTGCGCCTGACCGCTGATCTTTCACACTACCTGGTCGGCCGCGAATTTGCTTGGCCGGTCGACGACGTCAACCACGCGCTGATCCATCGCATCCTCGACAACGCCTGGGGCATCCACGGCCGCATCGCGAGCCGCGAGCAGGTGCAGATCTCGCTTGGCTTTCCGCAACATCGGGGCTGGGTCTCCCTGTTCATGGGCTGGTGGGACTACGCCATCCGCTCCTGGCGGAAACGCGCCGGCCCCGATGCGACGCTGACCTTTCTCTGCGAGCTCGGTCCTCCGCCCTACGCGATCACCGGGCCGGACGGCCGGGAACTGTCCAACCGCTGGCAGGACGCGCTGGTCATGAAAGACATGATCCGCACGCTCTGGGATCGCATCGCGAACGAGCCACAGGACCAACGCTTACGTTGA
- a CDS encoding LLM class flavin-dependent oxidoreductase produces the protein MTTSLEFGLDTFGDVTKDAAGAALPHARVIRNVVDEAVLADELGIDFIGLGEHHRADFAISSPETVLAAIASRTKNIRLGSAVTVLSSDDPIRVFQRFATVDAVSNGRAEVILGRGSFTESFPLFGFDLRQYNDLFEEKLDLFTELLKQEPVSWQGKLRPPLNNQSVYPPIEHGRLKTWIGVGGSPESVVRAAHYDLPLMLAIIGGDPKRFAPYVELHQRAYSQFGREPKPIGVHSPGYVAETDAQAREELWPDYKIMRDRIGKERGWPPMGRDEFVQEAEQGSLYVGGPETVARKIAATVKALGLARFQLKYSAGPLPHEKLMKSIELYGRKVVPMVRDMLAS, from the coding sequence ATGACCACCTCCCTCGAATTTGGGCTCGACACGTTCGGCGACGTCACCAAGGACGCGGCCGGCGCAGCGCTTCCGCATGCCCGGGTGATCCGCAACGTCGTCGACGAAGCTGTTCTCGCCGACGAGCTCGGGATCGATTTCATCGGGCTCGGCGAGCACCACCGGGCCGACTTCGCGATCTCCTCCCCCGAAACCGTGCTGGCGGCGATCGCTTCCCGCACCAAAAACATCCGGCTGGGTTCGGCGGTGACCGTGCTGAGCTCGGACGATCCGATCCGCGTGTTCCAGCGCTTTGCCACCGTCGATGCGGTCTCGAACGGCCGCGCCGAGGTAATCCTCGGCCGCGGCTCCTTCACCGAGTCGTTCCCTTTGTTCGGCTTCGACTTGCGGCAATACAACGACCTGTTCGAGGAGAAGCTCGACCTGTTCACTGAACTGCTCAAACAGGAGCCGGTGAGCTGGCAGGGCAAGCTGCGTCCGCCGCTCAATAACCAGTCGGTCTATCCGCCGATCGAGCACGGCCGGCTGAAGACCTGGATCGGTGTCGGCGGCAGCCCCGAATCCGTGGTGCGCGCCGCGCATTACGATCTGCCGCTGATGCTCGCCATCATCGGCGGCGATCCCAAACGTTTTGCGCCCTATGTCGAGTTGCACCAGCGCGCCTACAGCCAGTTCGGCCGTGAGCCGAAGCCGATCGGCGTGCACTCGCCGGGCTATGTCGCGGAGACCGACGCCCAGGCCAGGGAGGAGCTGTGGCCCGACTACAAAATCATGCGCGACCGGATCGGCAAGGAGCGCGGCTGGCCGCCGATGGGGCGTGACGAGTTCGTGCAGGAGGCCGAGCAGGGATCGCTCTATGTCGGCGGCCCGGAAACCGTTGCACGCAAGATCGCGGCAACCGTGAAGGCCCTCGGGCTGGCGCGCTTCCAGCTGAAATATTCGGCGGGGCCGCTGCCGCACGAGAAGCTGATGAAGAGCATCGAGCTGTATGGCCGCAAGGTGGTGCCGATGGTCCGCGACATGCTGGCGTCGTGA
- a CDS encoding TetR/AcrR family transcriptional regulator: protein MGHSQADKARSRERILNEAATQIRDKGLDAISIGSLMQKVNLTHGGFYGHFASRSDLIAAALEQALAAGEAAARASRDPDRQVSLSSMARSYLSRTHRDARKSGCAIAALISDVGRADEECRAVMEPHIEAFIAKVAQVLGDDDDTRATMAVSAMVGALAISRVITDQKRSDAVLRTVRDGVVAMASNE, encoded by the coding sequence ATGGGCCATTCCCAGGCCGACAAGGCCAGGAGTCGCGAGCGGATACTGAACGAGGCCGCGACGCAGATCCGTGACAAGGGACTGGACGCCATCAGCATCGGCAGCCTGATGCAGAAGGTGAATCTCACCCACGGCGGCTTTTACGGGCACTTCGCTTCGCGCTCCGACCTGATCGCAGCAGCCCTGGAACAAGCACTGGCCGCCGGTGAAGCCGCGGCGCGCGCATCACGCGATCCCGACAGGCAGGTCAGCCTGAGTTCGATGGCCCGGAGCTACCTGAGCCGCACACATCGCGACGCCCGCAAATCCGGCTGCGCGATTGCCGCATTGATCTCGGACGTCGGCCGCGCCGACGAAGAGTGCCGCGCGGTGATGGAGCCGCATATCGAGGCGTTCATCGCCAAGGTCGCACAGGTGCTCGGCGACGACGACGATACCCGCGCGACGATGGCCGTCAGTGCGATGGTCGGCGCGCTCGCAATCTCGCGGGTGATCACGGACCAGAAGCGGTCCGATGCCGTCCTGCGCACGGTGCGCGACGGCGTCGTCGCGATGGCGTCGAACGAATGA
- the rpsU gene encoding 30S ribosomal protein S21, which translates to MQVLVRDNNIEQALRVLKKKLQREGVFREMKRRRSFEKPSEKRIREKSDAARRARKLARKQAIRDGLIAAPPRKAKFLARNQALPKTDGSRES; encoded by the coding sequence TTGCAGGTTCTCGTCAGGGACAACAATATCGAACAGGCGTTACGCGTTCTAAAGAAGAAGTTGCAGCGCGAGGGCGTCTTCAGAGAAATGAAGCGCCGCCGATCGTTCGAAAAGCCGTCCGAAAAGAGAATTCGAGAGAAATCCGATGCAGCGCGGAGAGCTCGTAAGCTGGCTCGCAAGCAAGCAATACGGGACGGATTGATTGCGGCTCCGCCGCGGAAAGCCAAGTTCCTGGCGCGAAATCAGGCCTTGCCGAAAACGGACGGCTCACGGGAGAGTTAA
- the paoC gene encoding aldehyde oxidoreductase molybdenum-binding subunit PaoC: protein MRFEHPATFNPIDQLKVVGQPTSRIEGRLKTTGTAPYAYERHDVATNQAYGYVVGSAIGKGRIKAIDLAAAKAAPGVLAIVTAENAGKLGKGERNAAPLLGGPEIAHYHQAIAVVVAETFEQARAAAQLVRVDYAPGDGRFDLAASTASAFIPHPKIGGPADTAVGDFAAAFAEAPVQLDATYTTPDQGHAMMEPHASTAVWEGDKLTVWTSNQMIAWGATDMAKTLGLPKENVRLISPYIGGGFGGKLFLRADVLLAALGARAAGRPVKVALQRPLMFNNTTHRPATVQRIRIGADRDGKISAIGHESWSGNVKDGEPEVAVNQTRLLYAGANRMTAMRLAELDLPEGNAMRAPGEASGMMALEIAIDELAEKLGMDPIELRIKNDTQVDPEHPERPFSKRQLVECLREGAARFGWSRRDPQTAKIRDGRWLVGIGVAAAFRNNLLTKSAARVRLDQDGRVTVETDMTDIGTGSYTIIGQTAAEMMGVPLDKVVVRLGDSDFPVSCGSGGQWGGNNSTAGVYAACVKLRDNIAQKLGFNSAEAVFADGVVRAGNRSVPLAQAAGDDGITAEDAIEYGDLAKTYQQSTFGAHFVEVGVDSDTAEVRVRRMLAVCAAGRILNPTAARSQVIGAMTMGVGAALMEDLVVDKRHGFFVNHDLAAYEVPVHADIPHLDMIFLDETDPISSPMKAKGVAELGICGVAAAVANAVYNATGVRVRNYPITLDKLLGGMPDIG from the coding sequence GTCGGCCAGCCGACCAGCCGGATCGAGGGTCGGTTGAAGACTACGGGCACCGCGCCCTATGCCTATGAACGGCATGACGTCGCGACGAACCAGGCTTATGGCTATGTGGTGGGGTCGGCGATCGGTAAGGGGCGGATCAAGGCGATCGATCTCGCCGCCGCCAAGGCGGCGCCGGGCGTGCTCGCCATCGTCACCGCGGAGAACGCCGGCAAGCTTGGCAAGGGCGAGCGCAACGCGGCGCCGCTGCTCGGCGGCCCTGAGATCGCGCACTACCATCAGGCCATCGCCGTGGTCGTCGCCGAGACCTTCGAGCAGGCGCGCGCCGCCGCGCAGCTGGTCCGGGTCGATTACGCGCCGGGCGATGGCCGGTTCGATCTTGCGGCGTCGACGGCCAGCGCCTTTATCCCCCATCCCAAGATCGGCGGGCCGGCCGACACCGCGGTGGGCGATTTTGCGGCGGCGTTCGCCGAGGCCCCGGTCCAGCTCGACGCGACCTACACCACACCCGATCAGGGACACGCCATGATGGAGCCGCACGCCTCGACCGCGGTGTGGGAGGGCGACAAGCTGACGGTCTGGACCTCCAACCAGATGATCGCCTGGGGCGCGACCGACATGGCGAAGACGCTCGGTCTCCCGAAGGAGAATGTCCGGCTGATCTCGCCCTATATCGGCGGTGGCTTCGGCGGCAAGCTGTTCCTGCGCGCCGACGTGCTGCTTGCCGCGCTCGGCGCCCGCGCCGCGGGCCGTCCCGTCAAGGTGGCGTTGCAACGTCCGCTGATGTTCAACAACACTACGCACCGGCCGGCGACGGTCCAGCGCATCCGCATCGGCGCCGACCGCGACGGCAAGATAAGCGCGATCGGACACGAGAGCTGGTCGGGCAACGTGAAGGACGGCGAGCCGGAGGTCGCGGTCAATCAGACGCGGCTGCTCTATGCCGGCGCCAACCGGATGACCGCGATGCGGCTGGCGGAGCTCGACCTGCCCGAAGGCAACGCGATGCGCGCGCCCGGAGAGGCCTCCGGCATGATGGCGCTCGAGATCGCGATCGACGAACTCGCCGAGAAGCTCGGCATGGATCCGATCGAGCTGCGCATCAAGAACGACACCCAGGTCGATCCGGAGCATCCGGAGCGGCCGTTCTCGAAGCGCCAGCTCGTCGAATGCCTGCGCGAGGGAGCCGCCCGTTTCGGCTGGAGCCGGCGCGACCCGCAGACCGCGAAGATCCGCGATGGACGCTGGCTGGTCGGCATCGGCGTTGCCGCCGCCTTCCGCAACAATCTCCTGACCAAATCCGCGGCGCGCGTGCGCCTCGATCAGGATGGCAGGGTGACGGTCGAGACCGATATGACCGATATCGGCACCGGCTCCTACACGATCATCGGGCAGACCGCGGCCGAGATGATGGGCGTGCCGCTGGACAAGGTGGTGGTCCGGCTCGGCGATTCCGATTTCCCGGTCTCATGCGGCTCCGGCGGGCAGTGGGGCGGCAACAATTCTACGGCCGGCGTTTACGCCGCCTGCGTCAAGCTGCGCGACAACATCGCGCAGAAGCTCGGCTTCAACTCCGCCGAGGCGGTTTTTGCCGACGGCGTTGTCCGCGCCGGCAATCGCAGCGTGCCGCTGGCGCAGGCCGCGGGTGATGACGGCATCACGGCGGAGGACGCCATCGAGTACGGCGACCTCGCCAAGACCTACCAGCAGTCGACCTTCGGCGCGCATTTCGTCGAGGTCGGTGTCGATAGCGACACGGCGGAGGTGCGTGTGCGGCGGATGCTCGCGGTATGCGCCGCGGGTCGCATCCTGAATCCGACGGCGGCGCGCAGCCAGGTGATCGGCGCGATGACCATGGGCGTCGGCGCGGCACTGATGGAGGACCTGGTGGTCGACAAGCGTCACGGCTTTTTCGTCAATCACGACCTCGCCGCCTACGAGGTGCCCGTCCATGCCGACATCCCGCATCTGGATATGATCTTCCTCGACGAGACCGATCCGATATCGTCGCCGATGAAGGCCAAGGGTGTCGCCGAGCTCGGCATCTGCGGCGTGGCGGCTGCCGTTGCCAATGCAGTGTACAACGCGACCGGTGTGCGCGTGCGCAACTATCCGATCACGCTCGACAAGCTGCTCGGAGGAATGCCGGATATCGGGTGA